In a single window of the Agromyces sp. H17E-10 genome:
- a CDS encoding PhoH family protein has product MVRLLGPQDRLLTSIQREYPGVEVHVRGNEIAIRGAADERRRVRRLIEELLELVRRDQDPTPTEVRSSARMLDADPDAKPSDLLGQVIVSSRGKTIRPKTEGQRAYVDAIDESTIVFGIGPAGTGKTYLAMAKAVQALQRKEVDRIILTRPAVEAGERLGFLPGTLTDKIDPYLRPLYDALNEMMDPELVPKLLASGTVEVAPLAYMRGRTLNNSFVVLDEAQNTTPEQMKMFLTRLGFGSKMVVTGDITQIDLPGGASGLRLVTRILDRIDDIEFVRLTSDDVVRHTLVGRIVDAYTEYDQRQQAQRFERAEAREFANRAERRGNAGPRDHLPRKGKS; this is encoded by the coding sequence ATGGTGCGCCTGCTCGGCCCGCAGGACCGGCTGCTCACGTCGATCCAGCGGGAGTACCCGGGCGTCGAGGTGCACGTGCGCGGCAACGAGATCGCCATCCGTGGCGCCGCCGACGAACGACGACGCGTCCGCCGGCTCATCGAAGAACTGCTCGAGCTCGTGCGCCGCGACCAGGACCCCACCCCGACCGAAGTGAGGAGCTCGGCCCGCATGCTCGATGCCGATCCCGACGCGAAACCGTCCGACCTGCTGGGGCAGGTCATCGTCTCCAGCCGAGGCAAGACGATCCGGCCCAAGACCGAGGGCCAGCGCGCCTACGTCGACGCGATCGACGAGAGCACGATCGTCTTCGGCATCGGCCCCGCAGGTACCGGCAAGACCTACCTCGCGATGGCGAAGGCCGTGCAGGCCCTCCAGCGCAAGGAGGTCGACCGCATCATCCTGACGCGACCGGCGGTCGAGGCGGGCGAGCGGCTCGGCTTCCTGCCGGGCACGCTGACCGACAAGATCGACCCGTACCTGCGTCCGCTCTACGACGCGCTCAACGAGATGATGGACCCCGAGCTCGTGCCGAAGCTCCTGGCATCGGGCACGGTCGAGGTGGCCCCGCTCGCGTATATGCGCGGTCGCACCCTGAACAACTCGTTCGTCGTGCTCGACGAGGCGCAGAACACCACGCCCGAGCAGATGAAGATGTTCCTGACCCGGCTCGGCTTCGGCTCGAAGATGGTGGTCACCGGGGACATCACGCAGATCGACCTGCCGGGCGGCGCCTCGGGCCTGCGACTCGTGACGCGCATCCTCGACCGCATCGACGACATCGAGTTCGTGCGACTCACGAGCGACGACGTCGTACGCCACACGCTCGTCGGTCGCATCGTCGACGCGTACACCGAGTACGACCAGCGCCAGCAGGCGCAGCGCTTCGAGCGCGCCGAGGCTCGCGAGTTCGCGAACCGCGCCGAACGCCGCGGCAATGCCGGCCCCCGCGACCACCTGCCGAGAAAGGGCAAGTCTTGA
- a CDS encoding trimeric intracellular cation channel family protein produces the protein METASFTIPLWLDLTAVGLGGVQGALFASGFRGERRLDLLGVAIVGIVMGFGGGAIRDLLLNVQIGAFQNNWYLVTAVVASLIGMLLAGPLQRLNGVIVGLDAIVIGMFGAFGTSKALGLGLPILPAVFVGVAAAVGGGILRDMLMSLPVAIMHVGSLYAVAAAAGCLVLAVLDLFGVPLFIGGIVCVVVTSVIRWLAVVFDLSLPEQRMLYRRKVATETGVLPVIRR, from the coding sequence GTGGAAACCGCCTCGTTCACCATCCCCCTCTGGCTCGACCTCACCGCGGTCGGACTCGGCGGCGTGCAGGGCGCCCTGTTCGCCTCGGGATTCCGCGGCGAACGACGGCTCGACCTGCTCGGCGTCGCGATCGTCGGCATCGTCATGGGATTCGGCGGCGGAGCCATCCGCGACCTCCTGCTGAACGTGCAGATCGGCGCGTTCCAGAACAACTGGTATCTCGTCACCGCGGTGGTGGCCTCGCTCATCGGGATGCTGCTCGCCGGGCCCCTGCAGCGCCTCAACGGCGTCATCGTCGGGCTGGACGCGATCGTGATCGGCATGTTCGGCGCGTTCGGCACCTCGAAGGCGCTCGGCCTCGGCCTGCCCATCCTGCCGGCGGTCTTCGTCGGCGTCGCGGCGGCGGTGGGCGGCGGCATCCTGCGCGACATGCTCATGAGCCTGCCGGTCGCGATCATGCACGTCGGCTCGCTCTACGCGGTCGCCGCCGCGGCGGGATGCCTCGTGCTCGCGGTGCTCGACCTCTTCGGCGTGCCGCTGTTCATCGGCGGCATCGTGTGCGTCGTCGTCACGAGCGTGATCCGTTGGCTCGCGGTCGTGTTCGACCTTTCACTGCCCGAGCAGCGCATGCTCTACCGGCGCAAGGTCGCGACCGAGACCGGCGTTCTGCCCGTCATCCGCCGCTGA
- a CDS encoding sensor histidine kinase, with product MTTRISRAKLTTDIVLAGVFALACLPFALLGGPYDVLLLAVFAGALAVRRYEPGWSLAIAWGGALTQMLLLRDLQLYDAAVLGVLYSTAAHGGRVVKWFGLGSAGVGAVFATAYLAVVKPLINGASPDAITTLLMTGVLFVASIAVLVLAWTAGLLVRAVRDTREVRRREEVANRERELAEYRYVVEQERNRIARDMHDVVAHSLAVVIAQADGARFAARTRPESAVDALGTIAGVARGALGDVRMLLAELRHHEAESPQPVLDDLGMLLEQVRAAGLDVRLDEQGERPELGTGQQIAVYRIVQEGLTNALRHGDTSQPVLLGLRWDESGVAVDLVNTRRDDVPPPDSHAFRHGIPGMRERAQLAGGSLQAVAGDDGMFRLSARIPARTGRTP from the coding sequence GTGACCACCAGGATCAGCCGCGCGAAGCTCACGACCGACATCGTGCTCGCCGGGGTGTTCGCCCTCGCCTGCCTGCCGTTCGCCCTGCTCGGCGGCCCGTACGACGTCCTGCTCCTCGCCGTGTTCGCGGGAGCTCTCGCGGTCCGTCGCTACGAGCCGGGCTGGTCGCTCGCGATCGCGTGGGGCGGCGCGCTCACGCAGATGCTGCTGCTGCGCGATCTTCAGCTCTACGACGCGGCCGTGCTCGGCGTGCTCTACTCGACCGCGGCGCACGGCGGCCGGGTCGTGAAGTGGTTCGGCCTCGGGTCGGCGGGCGTCGGTGCGGTGTTCGCGACGGCGTACCTCGCGGTCGTGAAACCGCTCATCAACGGTGCGTCGCCCGACGCGATCACGACCCTGCTCATGACGGGAGTCCTGTTCGTGGCGTCGATCGCGGTGCTCGTGCTCGCGTGGACGGCGGGGCTGCTCGTGCGGGCGGTGCGCGACACCCGTGAGGTGCGACGTCGTGAGGAGGTCGCGAACCGCGAGCGCGAGCTCGCCGAGTACCGCTACGTGGTCGAGCAGGAGCGCAACCGCATCGCCCGCGACATGCACGACGTCGTCGCCCACTCGCTCGCCGTCGTGATCGCCCAGGCCGACGGCGCGCGGTTCGCCGCACGCACCCGCCCCGAGTCGGCGGTCGACGCGCTCGGCACGATCGCCGGCGTGGCGCGCGGTGCCCTCGGCGATGTGCGGATGCTGCTGGCCGAGCTCCGCCACCACGAGGCCGAGTCGCCGCAGCCGGTGCTCGACGACCTCGGGATGCTGCTCGAGCAGGTTCGCGCGGCCGGGCTCGACGTGCGCCTCGACGAGCAGGGCGAGCGGCCCGAGCTCGGCACCGGGCAGCAGATCGCGGTGTACCGCATCGTGCAGGAGGGGCTCACCAACGCGCTGCGCCACGGCGACACGTCGCAGCCGGTCCTGCTCGGGCTGCGGTGGGACGAGAGCGGCGTCGCCGTCGACCTCGTCAACACCCGCCGCGACGACGTGCCGCCGCCCGATTCGCACGCGTTCCGGCACGGGATCCCCGGCATGCGCGAGCGCGCGCAGCTCGCGGGCGGTAGCCTGCAGGCGGTGGCCGGCGACGACGGCATGTTCCGCCTCTCGGCCCGCATCCCCGCCCGCACCGGAAGGACCCCATGA
- the era gene encoding GTPase Era translates to MTEYRAGFVSFVGRPNVGKSTLTNALVGEKVAITSSKPQTTRRAIRGIVHREHGQLILVDTPGLHRPRTLLGERLNTLVQSTLGDVDVIAFCVPANEAIGPGDRFINEQLDQYPHAKKVAIVTKTDATSKAKVAEQLLAVSELRDWAAIIPVSAPRGEQLDVLVAELLSLMPESDQPLYPAEALTDEDVTDRIAEFVREAALEGVSDELPHSIAVTVDDMVERDDKDLVEIYANLFVERDSQKGIIIGKGGARLKEVGATARAQIEQLLGRKVFLALHVKVAKDWQRDPKQLGRLGF, encoded by the coding sequence GTGACTGAGTACCGCGCCGGATTCGTGTCGTTCGTCGGCCGCCCCAACGTGGGCAAGTCGACGCTCACGAACGCGCTCGTCGGCGAGAAGGTGGCGATCACGAGTTCGAAGCCGCAGACGACCCGCCGCGCGATCCGCGGCATCGTGCACCGCGAGCACGGGCAGCTCATCCTCGTCGACACGCCCGGACTCCACCGGCCGCGCACGCTGCTGGGCGAGCGGCTCAACACGCTCGTGCAGTCGACGCTCGGCGACGTCGACGTGATCGCGTTCTGCGTGCCCGCGAACGAGGCGATCGGCCCCGGCGACCGGTTCATCAACGAGCAGCTCGACCAGTACCCGCACGCGAAGAAGGTCGCGATCGTCACGAAGACCGACGCCACGTCGAAGGCGAAGGTCGCCGAGCAGCTGCTCGCCGTCTCCGAGCTGCGCGACTGGGCGGCGATCATCCCGGTGTCGGCACCGCGCGGCGAGCAGCTCGACGTGCTCGTCGCCGAGCTGCTCTCGCTCATGCCCGAGTCCGACCAGCCGCTCTACCCGGCCGAGGCGCTCACCGACGAGGACGTCACCGACCGCATCGCCGAGTTCGTGCGCGAGGCGGCGCTCGAGGGGGTGTCCGACGAACTGCCGCACTCGATCGCCGTGACCGTCGACGACATGGTCGAGCGCGACGACAAGGACCTCGTCGAGATCTACGCGAACCTCTTCGTCGAGCGCGACAGCCAGAAGGGCATCATCATCGGCAAGGGCGGCGCCCGGCTCAAGGAGGTCGGGGCGACGGCGCGCGCGCAGATCGAGCAGCTGCTCGGCCGCAAGGTCTTCCTCGCGCTGCACGTGAAGGTCGCGAAGGACTGGCAGCGCGACCCGAAGCAGCTCGGGCGCCTCGGCTTCTGA
- a CDS encoding ABC transporter permease, with the protein MRTRLKDQWPTLVVATIAGTFGVLLLQVTGLLAAAIRADDVTGESDTVALMLGVVATVFIVIAVYVSAIVTTNTVATVVAGRTRVIALLRLIGSSARAQRAQIAKEGLLVGLAGAAVGVVLGTASAVGLARYAVASGMLPETDYDYVNVAIVLPAVAVVLTTWLASWVGSRRVLRVRPAEAIGNANPQSHEAVGRRRGRNITAAVFVVVGLALLAVGVVVGLTRPEGVLIGMVGGIVSFTGIVLGADVVMPPVLRLVGRLFGRSPAARLAAENAVRNPERSSRMTIGLVIGVTLVTTFSVTMESYRAMILAAQERQPEVYAGIEPMLNATVAVFTVLIGFSALIAAIGMVNTLSLSVLQRTRELGLLRALGFDRRQLRRMIVVESAALTVAATLTGLVLGFGYGWAGAQALLGGAQGMPGFVFPGIPWVMIGVLIVAAGVLTLVASIAPARRAMRVSPVAALAVD; encoded by the coding sequence ATGCGCACCCGACTCAAGGACCAGTGGCCGACGCTCGTCGTCGCGACGATCGCCGGCACGTTCGGCGTGCTGCTCCTGCAGGTCACGGGACTGCTGGCCGCGGCGATCCGGGCCGACGACGTCACGGGCGAGAGCGACACGGTCGCACTCATGCTCGGCGTCGTCGCGACGGTGTTCATCGTCATCGCGGTGTACGTGAGCGCGATCGTGACCACCAACACGGTCGCGACGGTCGTCGCCGGCCGAACCCGCGTGATCGCGCTCCTGCGCCTCATCGGGTCGAGCGCCCGTGCCCAGCGCGCCCAGATCGCCAAGGAGGGCCTGCTCGTCGGGCTCGCGGGCGCCGCCGTCGGCGTCGTGCTCGGCACCGCGTCGGCCGTCGGGCTCGCCCGTTACGCGGTCGCGAGCGGGATGCTGCCGGAGACCGACTACGACTACGTCAACGTGGCCATCGTGCTGCCGGCCGTCGCCGTCGTGCTCACGACGTGGCTCGCCTCGTGGGTGGGCTCCCGGCGGGTGCTGCGGGTGCGTCCGGCCGAGGCGATCGGCAACGCCAATCCGCAGAGCCACGAGGCCGTCGGCCGCCGCCGCGGGCGCAACATCACGGCCGCCGTGTTCGTCGTGGTCGGCCTGGCCCTGCTCGCGGTCGGCGTGGTCGTGGGGCTCACCCGCCCCGAGGGCGTGCTCATCGGCATGGTCGGCGGCATCGTCTCGTTCACCGGCATCGTGCTCGGCGCCGACGTCGTCATGCCGCCCGTGCTGCGGCTCGTGGGTCGTCTGTTCGGGCGTTCGCCCGCTGCACGTCTCGCGGCCGAGAACGCGGTGCGCAACCCCGAGCGGAGCTCGCGCATGACGATCGGCCTCGTCATCGGCGTGACGCTCGTCACGACCTTCTCGGTCACGATGGAGTCGTACCGGGCGATGATCCTCGCCGCGCAGGAGCGGCAACCCGAGGTCTACGCCGGTATCGAGCCGATGCTCAACGCGACGGTCGCCGTGTTCACGGTGCTCATCGGGTTCAGTGCGCTGATCGCGGCGATCGGCATGGTCAACACGCTCTCGCTCAGCGTGCTGCAGCGCACCCGCGAGCTCGGCCTGCTGCGCGCCCTCGGCTTCGACCGGCGCCAGTTGCGCCGCATGATCGTCGTCGAGAGCGCGGCCCTCACGGTCGCGGCGACGCTGACGGGTCTCGTGCTGGGGTTCGGCTACGGCTGGGCCGGCGCGCAGGCGCTGCTCGGCGGCGCGCAGGGAATGCCGGGCTTCGTGTTCCCGGGCATCCCGTGGGTGATGATCGGCGTCCTCATCGTCGCTGCGGGCGTGCTCACGCTCGTCGCGTCCATCGCTCCGGCGCGGCGCGCGATGCGCGTCTCGCCGGTGGCAGCCCTCGCGGTCGACTGA
- a CDS encoding HIT domain-containing protein: protein MTDSRAEPTVFERIVAREIPARIVAETEHVIAFHDIAPQAPVHVVVTTKTGDYRDVVELAAGDPALLAELVGVANDVAGDLADGEFRLVFNTGASAGQTVFHVHAHVLAGGLEEGTLAGA from the coding sequence ATGACCGACTCCCGCGCCGAACCGACCGTCTTCGAACGCATCGTGGCGCGCGAGATCCCCGCGCGCATCGTCGCCGAGACCGAGCACGTCATCGCGTTCCACGACATCGCGCCGCAGGCGCCCGTGCACGTCGTGGTCACGACGAAGACCGGCGACTACCGTGACGTCGTCGAGCTCGCGGCGGGCGACCCCGCGCTCCTCGCCGAACTCGTCGGCGTCGCGAACGACGTCGCCGGCGACCTCGCCGACGGCGAGTTCCGCCTCGTCTTCAACACCGGGGCATCGGCCGGCCAGACCGTGTTCCACGTGCACGCCCATGTCCTCGCGGGCGGCCTCGAGGAGGGCACGCTTGCCGGAGCGTGA
- a CDS encoding hemolysin family protein encodes MLPWLFLGAAFVLVAFGGLMAAVDAAVGVSSRADLTDLALTSRARRSLLAIADDTGAHVNAVNFVRIVSETTAAVLVTLAFTFFIEDIWLVLLCAALIMTAASFVLVGASPRSVGRAHAPVVLRLTAPLVHFLRVLIGPIAGALVSLGNRVTPGRLRFAGVSSEEQLLSMVDEATELDVLEEGDRELIHSIFEFSDTVVREVMVPRTDMVTIDATAHLPHAMALFLKAGYSRIPVIARDADDVTGILYLRDLARLGFERPLDAEDLTVGELCRPASFVPDSMKADALLRQMQLESTHLAMVVDEYGGIAGLVTLEDLIEELVGDISDEYDREAAQVEELGDGRYRVNARLPIDELGELFGLDLDDEDVDSAGGLLAKELGRLPQPGERASVSGLVLEAERTEGRRKRISTILVEADQALIDAHAAFDGGETVERNHRD; translated from the coding sequence ATGCTGCCCTGGCTCTTCCTCGGTGCCGCGTTCGTGCTGGTCGCGTTCGGCGGCCTCATGGCCGCCGTCGACGCGGCGGTCGGCGTGTCGAGCCGGGCCGATCTCACCGACCTCGCGCTCACGTCGCGTGCCAGGCGGTCGCTCCTCGCGATCGCCGACGACACCGGCGCGCACGTGAACGCCGTCAACTTCGTGCGCATCGTCTCGGAGACGACCGCCGCGGTGCTCGTGACGCTCGCCTTCACGTTCTTCATCGAGGACATCTGGCTCGTGCTGCTGTGCGCGGCGCTCATCATGACGGCCGCTTCGTTCGTGCTCGTCGGGGCGAGCCCCCGCAGTGTCGGCCGCGCCCATGCTCCCGTCGTCCTGCGGCTCACCGCGCCGCTCGTGCACTTCCTCCGTGTGCTGATCGGTCCGATCGCCGGTGCGCTCGTCTCCCTCGGCAACCGTGTGACGCCGGGGCGGCTGCGGTTCGCCGGCGTCTCGAGCGAGGAGCAGCTGCTCAGCATGGTCGACGAGGCGACCGAGCTCGACGTGCTCGAAGAGGGCGATCGCGAGCTCATCCACTCGATCTTCGAGTTCAGCGACACCGTCGTGCGCGAGGTCATGGTGCCGCGCACCGACATGGTCACGATCGACGCGACGGCGCACCTGCCGCACGCGATGGCCCTGTTCCTCAAGGCCGGCTACTCGCGCATCCCGGTGATCGCTCGCGACGCCGACGACGTCACCGGCATCCTCTACCTGCGCGACCTCGCGAGGCTGGGTTTCGAGCGACCGCTCGATGCGGAAGACCTGACGGTCGGCGAACTGTGCCGGCCGGCGAGCTTCGTCCCCGACTCGATGAAGGCCGACGCGCTGCTGCGTCAGATGCAACTCGAGTCGACCCACCTCGCGATGGTCGTCGACGAGTACGGCGGCATCGCCGGGCTCGTGACGCTCGAAGACCTCATCGAGGAGCTGGTCGGCGACATCTCCGACGAGTACGACCGCGAAGCGGCGCAGGTCGAGGAACTCGGCGACGGGCGGTACCGGGTCAACGCCCGGCTGCCGATCGACGAGCTCGGCGAGCTGTTCGGCCTCGACCTCGACGACGAGGACGTCGATTCGGCCGGGGGACTGCTCGCGAAGGAGCTCGGCCGGCTGCCGCAGCCGGGCGAGCGTGCGAGCGTCTCGGGGCTCGTGCTCGAGGCCGAGCGCACCGAGGGGCGCCGCAAGCGCATCTCGACGATCCTCGTCGAGGCCGACCAGGCCCTCATCGACGCCCACGCCGCATTCGACGGGGGCGAGACCGTGGAGAGGAACCACCGTGACTGA
- a CDS encoding ABC transporter ATP-binding protein, with the protein MQIQPSDLGLIARVAGLVKRYGQGAGTVTALDDVSLGLRRGEFTAIMGPSGSGKSTLMHIMAGLDSPSAGRVWLGDTDITELGDSALTVLRRRRIGFVFQSFNLVPTLDVRGNVLLPFELDGRRPTRDEQAWTDELFATLGLTERLTHRPHELSGGQQQRVAIARALATRPDLVFADEPTGNLDSRTGREVLGLLAAASATYGQSIAMVTHDPVAASHADRILFLADGRIVRDAGRSTPEEISAFMLSMELAS; encoded by the coding sequence ATGCAGATCCAACCCTCCGACCTCGGCCTCATCGCCCGCGTCGCCGGCCTCGTCAAGCGCTACGGACAGGGCGCCGGTACCGTCACCGCCCTCGACGACGTCTCGCTCGGCCTGCGCCGCGGCGAGTTCACCGCCATCATGGGCCCGAGCGGCTCGGGCAAGTCGACCCTGATGCACATCATGGCCGGCCTCGACTCGCCGAGCGCCGGGCGCGTCTGGCTCGGCGACACCGACATCACGGAGCTCGGCGACTCGGCGCTCACCGTGCTGCGCCGCCGTCGCATCGGCTTCGTGTTCCAGTCGTTCAACCTGGTGCCGACGCTCGACGTGCGCGGCAACGTCCTGCTCCCGTTCGAGCTCGACGGGCGCCGGCCGACCCGCGACGAGCAGGCCTGGACCGACGAGCTCTTCGCGACGCTCGGTCTGACCGAGCGCCTGACGCATCGCCCCCACGAACTCTCGGGCGGGCAGCAGCAGCGCGTCGCGATCGCCCGCGCCCTCGCGACCCGTCCCGACCTCGTCTTCGCCGACGAGCCGACCGGCAACCTCGACTCGCGCACCGGCCGCGAGGTGCTGGGGCTCCTCGCCGCGGCGAGCGCGACCTACGGCCAGTCGATCGCGATGGTGACGCACGACCCGGTCGCGGCGAGCCACGCCGACCGCATCCTCTTCCTCGCCGACGGCCGCATCGTGCGCGATGCGGGCCGATCGACGCCCGAGGAGATCTCGGCGTTCATGCTCTCGATGGAACTGGCGTCCTGA
- a CDS encoding response regulator, giving the protein MTIRVALVDDQALFRAGVRMLVESQPDLEVAGEAGDGMAAVALAATERPDVVLMDVRMPLLDGIGATERIIAEAERDGRPAPRILVLTTFDLDENAARAIRAGASGFVLKDADPEFLLAAIRTVHQGNQVIAASATRALFAHVGAGSTRRAAPSEWNDLTPREREIFALAARGLSNSEIAASEFLSEATVKTHVSRILAKLGLRDRVQLVVFAYEHDLGDTAAG; this is encoded by the coding sequence ATGACCATCCGCGTCGCCCTCGTCGACGACCAGGCGCTGTTCCGTGCGGGAGTGCGCATGCTCGTCGAGTCGCAGCCCGACCTCGAGGTCGCGGGCGAGGCGGGCGACGGCATGGCCGCCGTCGCCCTCGCTGCGACGGAGCGCCCCGACGTGGTGCTCATGGACGTCCGGATGCCGCTGCTCGACGGCATCGGCGCGACCGAGCGCATCATCGCCGAGGCCGAACGCGACGGCCGCCCTGCGCCGCGCATCCTCGTGCTCACGACGTTCGACCTCGACGAGAACGCGGCCAGGGCGATCCGTGCGGGGGCGAGCGGGTTCGTGCTGAAGGACGCCGACCCCGAATTCCTCCTCGCGGCCATCCGCACGGTGCATCAGGGCAACCAGGTCATCGCCGCCTCGGCGACGCGTGCACTCTTCGCGCACGTCGGCGCCGGCTCGACCCGGCGTGCGGCACCCTCCGAGTGGAACGACCTCACGCCGCGCGAGCGCGAGATCTTCGCCCTGGCCGCGCGTGGGCTGTCGAACAGCGAGATCGCCGCGAGCGAGTTCCTCTCGGAGGCGACCGTGAAGACGCATGTGAGCCGCATCCTCGCGAAGCTGGGCCTTCGCGACCGGGTGCAGCTCGTCGTCTTCGCGTACGAGCACGACCTCGGCGACACCGCCGCGGGGTGA
- the ybeY gene encoding rRNA maturation RNase YbeY, which produces MSIEINNESAIEVDEAAIQRLAVYALDAMHVHQDAELAIVLVDEGAMEQLHVQWMDEPGPTDVLSFPMDELRPGTEEAPTPPGLLGDVVLCPQVAESQARTAGHTLLDELLLLTTHGILHLLGFDHAEPDEEKEMFGIQRDILVGFSMQERRR; this is translated from the coding sequence TTGAGCATCGAGATCAACAACGAATCCGCGATCGAGGTCGACGAGGCCGCGATCCAGCGGCTCGCGGTCTACGCGCTCGACGCGATGCACGTGCACCAGGACGCCGAGCTCGCGATCGTGCTCGTCGACGAGGGCGCCATGGAGCAGCTGCACGTGCAGTGGATGGACGAGCCCGGGCCGACCGACGTGCTGAGCTTCCCGATGGACGAACTGCGCCCCGGCACCGAGGAGGCGCCGACGCCGCCCGGGCTGCTCGGCGACGTCGTGCTGTGCCCGCAGGTGGCCGAGTCGCAGGCCCGCACCGCCGGACACACGCTGCTCGACGAGCTCCTGCTCCTCACGACGCACGGCATCCTGCACCTGCTGGGCTTCGACCACGCCGAGCCCGATGAAGAGAAGGAGATGTTCGGCATCCAGCGCGACATCCTCGTCGGATTCTCGATGCAGGAGCGCCGCCGCTGA
- the leuA gene encoding 2-isopropylmalate synthase: protein MQNTQKPSAMPVHRYRPFHEQISVELPDRTWPSKRIEVAPRWCAVDLRDGNQALIDPMSPERKRIMFDLLVKMGYKEIEVGFPSASQTDFDFVRQLIDEGAIPDDVTIQVLTQARDHLIERTYEAIAGAKQAIVHLYNSTSVLQREVVFRTDRQGIIDIALHGARKCREMERTVPGTTVYYEYSPESYTGTELEFAVDVCNQVLDIFEPTPERNVIINLPATVEMATPNVYADSIEWMSRHLNHRENVILSLHPHNDRGTAIAAAELGYLAGADRIEGCLFGNGERTGNVDLVALGINLFTQGVDPQIDFSDLDEIKRTAEYCNQLRVHERSPWAGDLVYTAFSGSHQDAIKKGFESMEARAADEGVAVDDLEWAVPYLPVDPKDLGRSYEAVIRVNSQSGKGGVAYLLKNDHALDLPRRLQIEFSGVVQAKTDAEGGEVSSDDIWRIFNDEYLPAPAERPDEKWGRFELLGLRTESALDGVVNVRVGLRDGDERVDADASGNGPISAFLNVLGAEGVDVKLRDYVEHTLSAGGDAQAAAYVELEVEGHVLWGVGIDADISTASLKAVVSAVNRALRTAVVEPEPALAGV, encoded by the coding sequence ATGCAGAACACCCAGAAGCCCTCGGCGATGCCCGTTCATCGGTACCGCCCCTTCCACGAGCAGATCTCCGTCGAGCTGCCCGACCGCACCTGGCCGTCCAAGCGCATCGAGGTCGCACCGCGTTGGTGCGCCGTCGACCTGCGCGACGGCAACCAGGCGCTCATCGACCCGATGAGCCCCGAGCGCAAGCGCATCATGTTCGACCTGCTCGTGAAGATGGGCTACAAGGAGATCGAGGTCGGGTTCCCGAGCGCGAGCCAGACCGACTTCGACTTCGTGCGCCAGCTCATCGACGAGGGGGCCATCCCCGACGACGTCACGATCCAGGTGCTGACCCAGGCGCGCGACCACCTCATCGAGCGCACCTACGAGGCGATCGCGGGCGCCAAGCAGGCCATCGTGCACCTGTACAACTCGACGAGCGTGCTGCAGCGCGAGGTCGTGTTCCGCACCGACCGGCAGGGCATCATCGACATCGCCCTGCACGGCGCCCGCAAGTGCCGCGAGATGGAGCGGACCGTGCCGGGCACGACCGTCTACTACGAGTACTCGCCCGAGAGCTACACGGGCACCGAGCTCGAGTTCGCGGTCGACGTCTGCAACCAGGTGCTCGACATCTTCGAGCCGACCCCCGAGCGCAACGTCATCATCAACCTGCCGGCGACCGTCGAGATGGCGACGCCGAACGTCTACGCCGACTCGATCGAGTGGATGAGCCGGCACCTGAACCACCGCGAGAACGTCATCCTGTCGCTGCACCCCCACAACGACCGCGGCACCGCGATCGCCGCGGCCGAGCTCGGCTACCTGGCCGGCGCCGACCGCATCGAGGGCTGCCTCTTCGGCAACGGCGAGCGCACGGGCAACGTCGACCTCGTCGCCCTCGGCATCAACCTGTTCACGCAGGGCGTCGACCCGCAGATCGACTTCAGCGACCTCGACGAGATCAAGCGCACGGCCGAGTACTGCAACCAGCTGCGCGTTCACGAGCGCAGCCCGTGGGCGGGCGACCTGGTCTACACCGCGTTCAGCGGCTCGCACCAGGACGCCATCAAGAAGGGCTTCGAGTCGATGGAGGCTCGCGCCGCGGACGAGGGCGTCGCGGTCGACGACCTGGAGTGGGCGGTGCCCTACCTGCCGGTCGACCCGAAGGACCTGGGTCGCAGCTACGAGGCAGTCATCCGCGTCAACTCGCAGTCGGGCAAGGGCGGCGTCGCCTACCTGCTGAAGAACGACCACGCGCTCGATCTGCCGCGACGGCTGCAGATCGAGTTCTCGGGCGTCGTGCAGGCCAAGACGGACGCCGAGGGCGGCGAGGTGTCGAGCGACGACATCTGGCGCATCTTCAACGACGAGTACCTGCCCGCACCGGCCGAACGCCCCGACGAGAAGTGGGGCAGGTTCGAGCTGCTGGGGCTGCGCACCGAGAGCGCGCTCGACGGCGTCGTCAACGTGCGGGTGGGGCTGCGCGACGGCGACGAGCGCGTCGACGCCGACGCGAGCGGCAACGGCCCGATCTCGGCGTTCCTCAACGTGCTGGGCGCCGAGGGCGTCGACGTGAAGCTCCGCGACTACGTCGAGCACACCCTCTCGGCGGGCGGCGACGCGCAGGCGGCCGCCTACGTCGAGCTCGAGGTCGAAGGTCACGTGCTGTGGGGCGTCGGCATCGACGCCGACATCTCGACGGCGTCGCTGAAGGCCGTCGTCTCGGCCGTGAACCGCGCGCTCCGCACCGCGGTCGTCGAGCCCGAGCCCGCCCTCGCCGGCGTCTGA